A window of Streptomyces sp. NBC_01241 genomic DNA:
CATCCAGTCGATCACTGATCAGCGTATGCCTGCCCGGCCACGCTGAGTGACGTGAAACAAGAAATCACCCTCCCTCAACCTCCCGCCCCCAGCCGCACGTTCACCGTGCTGCTCTCGCCCACCCGCCGGGGAGCCAGGCTGGCCCGGCTGCTCACCGCCGCGCATCTGGGCGAGTGGGGGATCCCGTCGGAGTCGGCTGTGCAGATTGTCGCGGAACTGGCCGCCAATGCCGTGGTGCACGGCCGCGTACCGGGCAGGGACTTCCGGCTCGACCTCACGATCCACGACGGCGGTGCGCTGCTGCGGATCGAGGTGAGCGACGCCCGTGGCGAATGCCTTCCGCCCGGTCCGGGCGGCACGGCCTTCCCGGATGGCGACTGCGAGTCCGGGCGCGGCCTGTTGATCGTCGAGGCGCTCGCGGACCGTTGGGGCGTCAGCCCCGGTCCTGTCCCCCGCAAGACCGTCTGGGTCGAGCTCGACCTCGTACTGTGACCGCCGCCACCGGGTCGCGGCTCCGCGCGACATCAAAAACCTTGAAGAACTCGGGAAATGAACCTTCTCAACCCCACCCTGCCGCTCGTCACCCACATGGGTGAAAATGGCCAACTTAGCTGGATATCAGGCTGATTGGCTGGCATATGCTCGCCGCGACGAACATCCCGAACATCCCCCAGACATGCGACGGCCCCCGGCCGGGACTGGCATCCCGATCGAGGGCCTGACCAACGAGGAAGAGTGACCTTCCCGATGGATACCCAGCAGATTAGCGCGCCCGCGCGCGCCTCGTCCGGTGTCGTGCACGACAACTCCCGGCACACCAGCCGATTCACGGTCATGGGCAACCACCTCACCCAGCACCGCGAGCTCTCCCTCACCGCGATCGGGCTCGCCGCACACATCCAGTCGCTGCCCGCCGGGGTCAGGATCGGCATCAAGGATCTCGCCGGCCGCTTCCCGGAGAGCGAGGCCCGGATCGCCGCAGCGTTACGCGAACTCGAAGCCCACGGCTACCTTCGACGCACCCGGACGCGCCTGTCGAACGGCCGGATCGTCACCCGTACGGTCTCCTGCAACCAGCCCTCGGACCAGCGGCGCACGGACGCTTTGCCGGGCCGCGACCGCCCGCAGCGTACGGTCCGTCCGCCCGCGCCCGCCCGCGCCCGTCCGGCCCTGTAGCGAGCCCGAGGCCGGCGACGCGCATCCGGCCAGGTCCCGGACCCACGCCAAGCCTGCGCCCCGTCGTGAGCCCGCGCCCCTGCTCGTACCGAAGCCGGCCTTCCCCGCCGTGTCCCTCCTCCGGACCGCCACCGACCTGCTCGCCGGGCTGCACCATCAGGACCCGCGCCTGCTGCTCTCCGTGCAGGACGTGGACGCCCTGGCCCCGGGGGTCGCCGCATGGCTGGAGCGCGAGGCCGGCCCCGCCGCCCTACAGCACGCCCTGACCAGCGAACTCCCACCCGAAGGGCTGCGCCGTCCCGCCGGTCTCCTCGCTCACCGGCTCACCGCCAGGCTTCCGCCACCGCCGCCGTTCCGGCCTCCGGCCGCGCTCCTGCCCAGGCCGATCCCGCTGCAGAACTGCGAGGGCTGCGACCGGGCATTCCGCGCGGCGGAGCCAGGAGAGTGCCCCGACTGCCGGACCAACTCCCATCCGACCGTTCAAGAGCTCTAGGAACACCACATGGTCAGCTCGTCCCACGAGGCGATGCACCGCATCTTCCAGGAGTACCCGGGCCTGTTCTCCCGAGTCTCCGAGGTGCTGGGGGTCGCGATCGGCCCACCCGCCTCAGCTACCGTCATGCCCACCGACCTCACCGAGAACCGGCCCCTCGAACGCCGTGTCGACACCCTGCTGCGCATCGACATGGAGGACGGCCGGTCCTATCTCCTGGCGATCGAGGCCCAGGGCAAGAAGGACCCGGACAAGCCGGCGAGCTGGATGTACTACCTGTCGTACCTCCAGGCGAAGTACAAACTGCCGCCCATGCTGCTGGTCGTATGCCGGGACCGAGCCACCGCCGAATGGGCGACGCGCCCGTTCACCGTCGGCCACCCGCAATTACCCGTGCTCACCCTGCAAGCACTTGTCGCGGGCCCGCACAACATGCCGGTGATCACGGATGTGGCCGAGGCCCGTAAGGACCTGGCGCTGGCCACGCTGGCCGCGATCACACACGCAGGCGATCCGGACATCGGTGCCATACTGAAAACGCTGTCGACCGCTCTGCGTGATGTACCGGAAACCATCGCCGATCCCATCGTCGAACTCACCGCACAGGGCCTGGGCAACCGTCCGGCCGCACAACAGTGGAGGAACCTGGTGGCCGTGGACCTTTCTTTCTACAAGTCACCTCTTTCGGAAGAAATCCGGGATGAAGGCCGCGCGGAAGGCCGTGCAGAGGGCGTCGCGAAGAGCATTCTGCTCCTCCTCGCCCAGGTCGGCATCGACGTACCCGACGAGGCCCGCGAACGCATCAGGGGCTGCACCGACGTCGACACCTTGAGCCGCTGGCTCTTGCGTGTTCCCACTGCGACATCCGTCGAGGACGTCTTCACTGAGAAGTAGGCGGACTGCGGCCGGGGCCTGCCGGTGGCCCGCCGACCGGTGAGTCCCGGCCGCACAGACTGCAGGAGCCTCTCCGTAGCGGTGGAGGACGACGTGAGCGCCCTCGGAGTCCTCACAGCCCCTGGTACTTCGGTGTACGCCGTTCCACGAAGCTCGCCACGCCCTCGTTGGCGTCCTGCGTCGTCATATTGATCTCCTGGGCCATCGCCTCGGCCGCGAACGCCGTCGCGCGGTCGGAGTCCAGGGAGGCGTTCACCAACTGCTTGGTGAGGGCGATCGCGCGGGTCGGGCCGTCGGCCAGCCGCTGGGCCCACGCGCGGGCCGTCGACGTCAGTTCCTCGTCCGGGACCACCCGGTTGACCAGACCCAGGCGTTCCGCTTCTCTCGCCGGGAGCGAGTCGCCGAAGAACATCAGCTCCTTGGCGCGCTGCGGGCCGATCAGGCGCGGCAGCAGATATGCGCCGCCGCCGTCCGGTACGAGCCCGCGGCGCACGAACACCTCGATGAACTTCGCCGACTCGGCGGCCAGCACCAGAT
This region includes:
- a CDS encoding ATP-binding protein yields the protein MKQEITLPQPPAPSRTFTVLLSPTRRGARLARLLTAAHLGEWGIPSESAVQIVAELAANAVVHGRVPGRDFRLDLTIHDGGALLRIEVSDARGECLPPGPGGTAFPDGDCESGRGLLIVEALADRWGVSPGPVPRKTVWVELDLVL
- a CDS encoding enoyl-CoA hydratase/isomerase family protein; its protein translation is MPSSPEDIADPSGSPESLILHTTDNGVSRITLNRPEAMNALTWDQRERVIDLLSEASADPAVRAVVLTATGRGFCAGADLRGAPATGDRVPGDVARTIRLGAQRLIAAVLDCEKPVVAAVNGTAAGIGAHLAFACDLVLAAESAKFIEVFVRRGLVPDGGGAYLLPRLIGPQRAKELMFFGDSLPAREAERLGLVNRVVPDEELTSTARAWAQRLADGPTRAIALTKQLVNASLDSDRATAFAAEAMAQEINMTTQDANEGVASFVERRTPKYQGL